The following proteins are co-located in the Nocardia bhagyanarayanae genome:
- a CDS encoding serine/threonine-protein kinase, translating to MIDRPRPIVGPDYLVAGRYRLQSKLGGGGMGAVWLAHDRLLDRDVAIKQVLSTAGLPEAEATEVRNRIMHEGRVAAKLSHEHAIAVYDVVLEAGEPWLVMEHLPSRNVARALALVETLPVIEVAQIGAQVADALAAAHAAGIIHRDIKPGNILVADRGPGVGMAKLSDFGISRGAGETDEPDGIITGTPAYLPPEVARGMQPTEASDVFSLGATLYTAIEGQPPFGLHEDSDVLVERAAMAQIIPPSRSGILTNALLHMMEPAPQRRPTMAEARDEILTAAFGPGTGPYILGAPVRTEDGTIPAWAARNSASGLRSPHSAPLPRPHRSAPGGGAAAAAMPQRAAKPQPSNAPLAIAIGLFIGLLIIIGIIVIAM from the coding sequence ATGATCGATCGCCCCCGTCCCATCGTCGGCCCCGACTATTTGGTCGCAGGCCGCTACCGCCTCCAGTCCAAGCTGGGCGGCGGCGGCATGGGCGCGGTGTGGCTGGCCCACGACCGACTGCTCGACCGGGACGTCGCCATCAAGCAGGTCCTCTCCACGGCCGGACTGCCCGAGGCCGAGGCCACCGAGGTGCGCAACCGGATCATGCACGAGGGCCGGGTCGCGGCGAAGCTCTCGCACGAGCACGCCATCGCCGTCTACGACGTGGTGCTGGAAGCGGGCGAGCCCTGGCTGGTGATGGAGCACCTACCCTCGCGCAACGTGGCGCGCGCGCTGGCGCTGGTCGAGACACTGCCGGTGATCGAGGTCGCGCAGATCGGCGCCCAGGTCGCCGACGCGCTGGCCGCCGCGCACGCCGCGGGCATCATCCACCGCGACATCAAGCCGGGCAACATCCTCGTCGCCGATCGCGGCCCCGGCGTCGGCATGGCCAAGCTCAGCGACTTCGGCATCTCGCGCGGCGCGGGCGAGACCGACGAACCGGACGGGATCATCACCGGCACCCCCGCCTACCTCCCACCGGAGGTGGCGCGCGGTATGCAGCCGACCGAGGCAAGCGACGTGTTCTCGCTCGGCGCGACGCTGTACACCGCGATCGAGGGCCAGCCGCCGTTCGGCCTGCACGAGGACAGCGACGTCCTGGTGGAGCGCGCCGCGATGGCCCAGATCATTCCGCCCTCCCGCAGCGGCATCCTCACCAACGCCCTGCTGCACATGATGGAGCCCGCGCCGCAGCGCAGGCCGACGATGGCCGAGGCGCGGGACGAAATCCTCACCGCCGCTTTCGGTCCCGGCACCGGCCCCTACATCCTCGGCGCCCCCGTGCGCACCGAGGACGGCACCATTCCGGCTTGGGCGGCCCGGAACTCGGCCTCCGGCCTGCGCAGCCCGCACTCGGCGCCGCTTCCCCGCCCGCATCGCAGTGCGCCCGGCGGGGGCGCCGCAGCCGCGGCCATGCCGCAACGCGCGGCCAAGCCGCAGCCGAGCAACGCCCCCCTCGCGATCGCCATCGGCCTCTTCATCGGCCTGCTCATCATCATCGGCATCATCGTCATCGCGATGTAG
- a CDS encoding response regulator → MRVFLVDDHAVFRSGVRAELSREADMEVVGEAGGVAEAIAGIKSTRPDVVLLDVHMPDGGGVAVLAGIEDGPVCLALSVSDAAEDVIAVIRAGARGYVTKTISGAELADGIRRVAGGDAVFSPRLAGFVLDSFTGRSPVPEPPLDPELDSLTPRELEVLRLLARGYTYREIAENLFISVKTVETHASNVLRKTQQSNRNALTRWAHRRRID, encoded by the coding sequence GTGCGGGTCTTTCTCGTCGACGATCACGCCGTGTTCCGTTCGGGTGTGCGCGCGGAGCTGAGCAGGGAGGCCGACATGGAGGTGGTCGGCGAGGCGGGCGGCGTGGCCGAGGCCATCGCGGGGATCAAGTCCACCCGCCCGGACGTGGTGCTGCTCGACGTGCACATGCCCGACGGTGGCGGCGTGGCGGTGCTGGCCGGTATCGAGGACGGCCCGGTGTGCTTGGCGCTCAGCGTGTCCGACGCCGCCGAGGACGTGATCGCGGTGATTCGCGCCGGCGCGCGCGGCTACGTCACCAAGACCATCTCCGGCGCGGAGCTCGCGGACGGCATCCGCAGGGTCGCGGGCGGCGACGCCGTCTTCAGCCCGCGGCTCGCCGGATTCGTGCTCGACTCGTTCACCGGCCGGTCACCGGTCCCCGAACCCCCGCTCGACCCGGAACTGGACTCGCTGACTCCCCGCGAACTCGAGGTGCTGCGCCTGCTCGCCCGCGGCTACACCTACCGCGAGATCGCCGAGAACCTCTTCATCTCGGTGAAGACCGTGGAGACCCACGCCTCCAACGTGCTGCGCAAAACCCAGCAGTCCAACCGCAACGCCCTCACCCGCTGGGCCCACCGCCGCCGCATCGACTAG
- a CDS encoding ATP-binding protein: MHPTGPAFDAARGAPAPGFGAAPGFDPVRGYGPGRVGPAPVLDLGRHPQLRLVRRSGGRIVGGVSGGLADHLGLDVFKVRMAFVLLSALAGAGIVTYGLLWIFTPSGADSAKPSGTERRQAIGLALLGLGLSVAVSWLMNGTVAAKVIVPIVVVAVGAALVWREYDTDGPRSLLGLPASPSVVTWARVVAGATMVVLGLGVVVLARIDLSALGSALIAVAVTLIGAGLLTVPLWLRMMRALNTERAARIRNEEREEIASHLHDSVLQTLALIQRQADDPQEVARLARSQERELRKWLFEDSGPAQSSLAAALRTIAGEVEDQHGVKVTPVTVGDVSMDLDDCGNGLPKEHFTALLGASREAMVNAAKHAGVPTIDLFAEVEPHQVSVFVRDRGAGFDIAAVPQDRQGLAKSIRGRIERRGGQVEILSTPGRGTEVRIFMPRSDSGAPEGAEPDTAPGTAGDQPTERIRQSVRSGK, from the coding sequence ATGCACCCCACCGGTCCCGCGTTCGACGCTGCCCGCGGCGCCCCCGCGCCGGGCTTCGGGGCTGCGCCGGGGTTCGACCCCGTCCGCGGCTACGGTCCGGGGCGCGTCGGTCCCGCCCCGGTGCTCGATCTCGGCAGGCATCCGCAACTGCGGCTGGTGCGCCGGTCGGGAGGACGGATCGTCGGCGGTGTGTCGGGTGGTCTCGCCGATCACCTCGGGCTCGACGTGTTCAAGGTGCGGATGGCGTTCGTGCTGCTCTCCGCGCTCGCGGGGGCGGGCATCGTCACCTACGGCCTGCTGTGGATCTTCACGCCGAGCGGCGCCGACTCGGCCAAACCGAGCGGCACCGAGCGACGCCAGGCGATCGGTCTCGCGCTGCTCGGGCTCGGTCTCTCGGTGGCGGTCTCGTGGCTGATGAACGGCACCGTCGCGGCGAAGGTGATCGTGCCGATCGTGGTCGTCGCGGTCGGCGCCGCGCTGGTCTGGCGCGAATACGACACCGACGGCCCGCGCTCGTTGCTCGGCCTGCCCGCGAGTCCCTCGGTGGTCACCTGGGCGCGCGTCGTCGCGGGCGCCACCATGGTGGTGCTCGGGCTCGGCGTCGTTGTGCTGGCCAGAATCGACTTGAGCGCGCTCGGTTCCGCGCTGATCGCGGTGGCGGTCACCCTGATCGGCGCCGGTCTGCTCACCGTCCCGCTGTGGCTGCGCATGATGCGCGCGCTGAACACCGAGCGCGCGGCCCGCATCCGTAACGAGGAACGCGAGGAGATCGCCTCGCATCTGCACGATTCCGTCTTGCAGACGCTGGCACTCATCCAGCGCCAAGCGGACGATCCGCAGGAGGTGGCGCGGCTGGCGCGCAGCCAGGAGCGGGAGCTGCGCAAGTGGCTGTTCGAGGATTCCGGTCCCGCGCAGTCGAGCCTGGCCGCGGCGCTGCGCACCATCGCGGGCGAGGTGGAGGACCAGCACGGCGTCAAGGTGACCCCCGTGACGGTGGGCGACGTCTCGATGGATCTCGACGACTGCGGAAACGGCCTGCCCAAGGAACATTTCACCGCGCTGCTCGGCGCGAGCAGGGAGGCGATGGTGAACGCCGCCAAGCACGCGGGCGTGCCGACCATCGACCTGTTCGCCGAGGTGGAACCGCACCAGGTGAGCGTCTTCGTGCGCGACCGAGGCGCGGGGTTCGACATCGCCGCGGTGCCGCAGGACCGGCAGGGTCTCGCCAAATCCATCCGCGGCCGGATCGAACGCCGCGGCGGCCAGGTGGAGATCCTGTCCACGCCCGGGCGCGGTACCGAGGTGCGGATCTTCATGCCGCGCAGCGATTCCGGCGCGCCCGAGGGGGCCGAGCCGGATACCGCTCCCGGCACGGCCGGTGATCAGCCGACCGAGCGCATCCGGCAGTCGGTGCGGTCGGGCAAGTAA
- a CDS encoding MspA family porin — translation MKHMAVLTAAFSAAVLVVCMVLTGSPFAGAATMAPHEKTVEGPNGFRFTVGHSGQAFHPVAPLNGMPTNREVFLDDTFYGRVEAGGTGKLKAGYLVACAVDLTVGIDLGAAIGFEAGFRVGGSSSGDSASSSVDAGLGPDLHVGASIDLSIVPGKVQPFEVGTKELPPGSTGYFVSRDFHVSVQDCGGPLTIRSYTIVEAESPEVSGREAVYGDPIFL, via the coding sequence ATGAAGCACATGGCGGTACTGACGGCGGCGTTCTCGGCCGCGGTCCTGGTCGTCTGCATGGTCTTGACGGGGAGTCCGTTCGCCGGTGCGGCGACGATGGCGCCGCACGAGAAGACGGTCGAGGGGCCGAACGGATTCCGGTTCACCGTCGGGCACTCCGGTCAGGCCTTTCATCCGGTCGCTCCGCTGAACGGCATGCCGACCAACCGGGAGGTGTTCCTCGACGACACGTTCTACGGACGGGTCGAAGCGGGCGGTACCGGAAAGTTGAAGGCCGGATACCTGGTCGCCTGCGCGGTCGATCTGACCGTCGGCATCGATCTCGGCGCCGCGATCGGCTTCGAAGCGGGGTTCCGGGTCGGCGGCTCCAGCAGCGGCGACTCGGCCTCGTCGAGCGTGGACGCGGGCCTGGGCCCGGATCTGCACGTCGGCGCGAGCATCGATCTGTCGATCGTGCCGGGGAAGGTCCAGCCCTTCGAGGTCGGCACCAAGGAGCTGCCGCCCGGCAGCACCGGCTACTTCGTCAGCCGCGATTTCCACGTCTCGGTGCAGGATTGCGGCGGTCCGCTGACCATCCGCTCGTACACGATCGTCGAGGCGGAATCGCCGGAAGTCAGCGGGCGCGAAGCGGTCTACGGCGATCCGATCTTCCTGTGA
- a CDS encoding NACHT and WD repeat domain-containing protein, which translates to MRAAAAANPASAQRISDWKAGRNVPARFESLLPVVLTLIDLAKKRGATLPAKLADPQEWKRLWTASNSWTPDDADDTACPYLGLQSYRNTDSDIFFGRKRATEELTELVRNTVRDGGGIVTLIGASGAGKSSLLAAGLATELARGQVNWHIVTVTPGAHPMDALAKSIGTSKPDRSDAASATWPTDGPRLLIVDQFEELFTVCADEQERDEFLALLDQHATQTDPIAVVLALRADFYARCLDYPVLQESLEKRSYLLGPMRVDELTEAITGPAERAGLKLEAGLDELVITELCGLGDHRTRQSYDPGALPLLSHVMAATWQHREGRKLTIAGYRAAGGVVGSVAATAEQAWSELSDPQQSAAKDVLLGLVTVARDSRDTRRIAARPALQQRSADPLAAAAVLELLARTRLVTLDADSVFLTHEIVLDAWPRLRAWIDENRVGYLVRQRVEADAVEWDSMNRDPALLYRGSRLEAALEHSAVADGVVRDFLHASRASRGRSRRRTTLTRIGLALAGVVLLVLGLTAYSQTRFGERQREEKNFAAVMREAERLRGIDPSLSAQLYLVAERMRPGDATVWTHLLGTQDQSLATAIPAHVDGYVEVTQQPGGALLASVDHQDIAYLWDNSNPEHPRKLVQIPGEVSTAVFSANRRVMATSSGAGVRLWDIAEPDAPRVLAELSATAAGESAPMSFSADGTVLATTNTETVTLWNVADPGRPRAGAVLPAGHKVHVELRFSPTDPVLAVLTKDRLSGGQPPGRIQLWKLDGLDRAVPLGPPIETTTVLADMAFSSDGRILAAGGVNGSLREDGEVNRGTVQLWRIERDAPPTPLGIPLTVGETGLWSVAFSPDSLILAVATSEHASLWSTADPGRPVLIEEQLITSPTTCRFSNGMAMPCRGGPTSLTFGPDGRTLAAGGWDGNLRVWTLPPALVSGPSEKASFPRFDAAGRRAVVASGGDTIEIWDTRELLRWRLLGRFTHRAGDYLYEVSPDGATLVTASYENRYTVYDISDPANVRLRGDWASLGGANHLAIRPDWRIAVTSHDDSLRVWSLEDPAHPTPIGAKIPLTDAMDTEFNGDGKILAVRTFKSDGDIVRQPLTLWNFADPLRPAPLGDQLPELANSINRAEFAPDGSKMILVNDPMMQVWDIGDRTRIRPISAPIVADYLSVGRISFAPDSRRAVITGEDGRITLWDLTDRAHPRQIGDPLTPPREEADWTAQFLPHGNHLVISGGGLRVWDLDASRAIDRICDVTGSLLTEDLWQRHLPQLPYQPPCS; encoded by the coding sequence ATGCGGGCCGCCGCGGCGGCGAATCCCGCGTCCGCCCAGCGGATCAGCGACTGGAAGGCGGGCCGAAATGTGCCCGCCCGCTTCGAATCCCTGCTGCCGGTGGTGCTGACGCTCATCGACCTCGCGAAGAAGCGCGGCGCCACGCTGCCCGCGAAGCTCGCCGACCCGCAGGAATGGAAGCGGCTGTGGACCGCCTCGAACTCCTGGACGCCCGACGACGCCGACGACACCGCGTGCCCGTACCTCGGCCTACAGTCCTATCGAAACACCGACAGCGACATATTCTTCGGGCGCAAACGGGCGACCGAGGAACTCACCGAACTAGTGCGGAACACCGTGCGCGACGGCGGCGGGATCGTCACGCTCATCGGCGCGTCCGGAGCCGGTAAGTCGTCGCTCCTCGCGGCGGGGCTGGCGACCGAACTCGCACGGGGACAAGTCAACTGGCACATCGTCACAGTGACGCCCGGTGCACATCCCATGGACGCCTTGGCGAAATCCATTGGCACATCGAAGCCGGACCGCTCCGACGCCGCATCGGCGACCTGGCCCACCGACGGACCCCGCCTGCTGATCGTCGACCAATTCGAAGAACTGTTCACCGTCTGCGCCGACGAACAGGAGCGCGACGAATTCCTGGCGCTGCTCGATCAACACGCCACGCAGACCGACCCAATCGCCGTCGTGCTCGCCCTGCGCGCCGACTTCTACGCCCGCTGCCTCGACTACCCGGTCCTGCAAGAGTCTCTGGAAAAGCGCAGTTACCTGCTCGGTCCCATGCGCGTCGACGAACTGACCGAGGCCATCACCGGTCCCGCCGAACGCGCCGGTCTGAAACTCGAAGCCGGACTCGACGAACTCGTCATCACAGAACTCTGCGGCCTCGGCGACCATCGGACCCGCCAGAGCTACGACCCCGGAGCCCTACCGCTGCTCTCCCACGTCATGGCCGCCACCTGGCAGCACCGCGAGGGACGCAAACTGACCATCGCCGGGTACCGCGCGGCGGGTGGTGTCGTCGGCTCCGTCGCTGCCACCGCGGAACAGGCGTGGAGCGAACTGTCCGATCCGCAGCAGTCGGCCGCGAAGGACGTCCTCCTCGGACTCGTCACCGTGGCGCGCGATTCCCGCGACACCCGGCGCATCGCGGCGCGCCCCGCGCTCCAACAGCGCAGCGCCGACCCGCTCGCCGCCGCTGCCGTGCTGGAATTGCTCGCCCGCACCCGGCTCGTGACGCTCGACGCCGACTCGGTATTCCTCACCCACGAGATCGTGCTGGACGCCTGGCCCAGGTTGCGCGCCTGGATCGATGAGAACCGGGTCGGCTATCTGGTGCGGCAGCGGGTGGAAGCCGATGCGGTCGAATGGGATTCGATGAACCGGGACCCGGCGCTGCTGTATCGGGGCTCCCGGCTCGAGGCCGCGCTCGAGCACTCGGCGGTTGCGGATGGGGTCGTCCGCGATTTCCTGCACGCCTCGCGCGCATCGCGCGGCCGTTCCCGCCGACGCACCACGCTGACCAGAATCGGCCTGGCGCTGGCGGGGGTGGTGCTCCTGGTACTCGGCCTGACCGCCTACAGCCAGACCCGATTCGGGGAGCGGCAGCGCGAGGAGAAGAATTTCGCGGCCGTCATGCGGGAGGCGGAGCGGCTGCGCGGTATCGATCCCTCGCTGTCCGCGCAGCTCTACCTCGTCGCGGAGCGGATGCGGCCCGGCGACGCGACGGTGTGGACCCATCTGCTCGGTACGCAGGATCAGTCACTCGCCACCGCCATCCCGGCACATGTCGACGGCTACGTCGAGGTGACTCAGCAGCCAGGGGGTGCTCTGCTGGCTTCGGTCGACCACCAGGACATCGCGTACCTCTGGGACAACAGCAACCCAGAGCACCCCCGCAAGCTGGTACAAATCCCCGGCGAGGTCTCTACGGCGGTATTCAGCGCGAATCGACGTGTGATGGCAACCAGCAGCGGTGCGGGTGTCCGGCTGTGGGACATTGCCGAGCCCGACGCACCTCGGGTGCTGGCCGAATTGTCGGCGACCGCTGCGGGAGAGTCCGCGCCGATGAGCTTCAGCGCGGACGGCACTGTTCTCGCTACGACGAATACTGAGACCGTCACGCTGTGGAACGTCGCCGATCCTGGCCGGCCGCGAGCCGGCGCGGTATTGCCCGCCGGACACAAGGTGCACGTCGAGCTGCGGTTCAGCCCCACTGATCCGGTCTTGGCCGTGCTGACGAAAGATCGGCTGTCCGGCGGACAGCCCCCGGGGCGAATCCAACTATGGAAACTCGATGGTCTCGATCGCGCCGTGCCGTTGGGACCACCGATCGAGACCACGACGGTCCTGGCCGACATGGCTTTCAGCTCCGACGGCCGAATTCTGGCCGCCGGCGGCGTGAACGGGTCACTGCGGGAGGACGGCGAGGTGAACCGGGGAACCGTACAACTGTGGCGAATCGAACGAGACGCCCCGCCCACGCCGCTCGGCATACCGCTGACGGTCGGCGAAACCGGCCTCTGGTCGGTGGCCTTCAGCCCCGACAGCCTGATACTCGCGGTTGCCACCTCCGAGCACGCCTCGCTGTGGAGTACGGCAGATCCGGGGCGACCAGTGCTCATCGAGGAGCAGCTGATCACGAGCCCTACGACCTGCCGGTTCTCGAACGGCATGGCGATGCCCTGCCGGGGCGGCCCCACCAGCCTCACCTTCGGTCCAGACGGGCGGACCCTTGCCGCGGGCGGGTGGGACGGCAACCTACGAGTCTGGACTCTTCCGCCCGCGCTGGTGTCCGGTCCGTCGGAGAAGGCGTCGTTCCCGCGGTTCGACGCGGCAGGACGCCGCGCGGTCGTCGCCTCGGGTGGAGACACCATCGAGATCTGGGACACCCGAGAGCTGCTTCGGTGGCGGCTGCTCGGTCGCTTCACCCATCGCGCCGGTGACTATCTGTACGAAGTGAGCCCGGATGGAGCAACCCTGGTGACCGCTTCGTACGAGAACCGGTACACGGTGTACGACATATCCGATCCAGCGAACGTGCGGCTTCGGGGAGATTGGGCGAGCCTGGGCGGCGCCAATCACTTGGCCATCCGGCCGGACTGGCGGATCGCGGTGACGTCGCACGACGACTCGCTGAGAGTATGGAGCCTCGAGGATCCCGCACATCCCACGCCGATCGGCGCGAAGATACCGCTGACAGATGCCATGGACACCGAATTCAACGGCGATGGCAAAATCCTCGCGGTCCGCACGTTCAAGTCGGATGGCGACATCGTCCGGCAACCCCTCACGTTGTGGAACTTCGCCGACCCCCTGCGACCTGCCCCTCTGGGTGACCAACTTCCCGAGCTGGCCAACAGCATCAACAGGGCCGAGTTCGCCCCCGATGGCAGCAAGATGATCTTGGTCAACGACCCGATGATGCAGGTGTGGGACATCGGTGACCGCACCCGAATCCGACCGATCAGCGCGCCGATCGTCGCCGACTACCTCTCGGTGGGCCGGATCTCCTTCGCGCCGGATTCACGCCGGGCCGTCATCACCGGTGAGGATGGGCGGATCACGCTGTGGGACTTGACGGATCGAGCCCATCCGCGACAGATCGGCGACCCGCTGACACCGCCGCGCGAAGAGGCCGACTGGACCGCTCAGTTCCTCCCCCACGGCAACCACCTCGTCATCTCCGGCGGCGGCCTCCGCGTCTGGGACCTCGACGCATCCCGCGCGATCGATCGAATCTGCGACGTCACCGGATCCCTCCTGACCGAAGACCTCTGGCAACGCCACCTCCCCCAACTCCCCTACCAACCTCCCTGCTCCTGA
- a CDS encoding MspA family porin translates to MNGKSGLAAVAIAVGCLAGLAPQAAAVDLAPHEKTYSAPGGLEFTVGHSEHAARPVGSLNGMPTNRDVFLDNTFYGQVSDGTGRLKTGYFVACAVDLKAKLDLGAEVGIDADASAHLGLSPESLLPGVDVSVGPYLSAGIGVDLSLSPGKVVDVPVGEKELLPGGTGYVFSRDRRIHVEDCAGPLTVQAYAIITAETADVTAEGAVFGDPFTM, encoded by the coding sequence ATGAATGGGAAGTCTGGGCTGGCCGCTGTCGCGATCGCTGTGGGTTGTCTCGCGGGACTCGCACCGCAAGCGGCGGCGGTCGATCTCGCGCCGCACGAGAAGACGTACTCCGCCCCCGGCGGGCTGGAATTCACGGTGGGCCACAGCGAACACGCGGCGCGGCCGGTCGGGTCGTTGAACGGGATGCCGACCAATCGGGATGTGTTCCTGGACAACACTTTCTACGGACAAGTTTCGGACGGCACAGGCCGCCTGAAGACCGGGTACTTCGTGGCCTGCGCCGTCGATCTGAAGGCGAAGCTCGACCTCGGGGCCGAGGTCGGCATCGACGCGGACGCGAGCGCGCACCTGGGTCTGTCGCCGGAGTCGCTGCTGCCCGGAGTGGACGTGAGCGTCGGACCGTACCTGAGCGCGGGTATCGGCGTCGATCTCTCGCTCAGCCCCGGCAAGGTGGTCGACGTGCCGGTCGGCGAGAAGGAACTGCTGCCCGGCGGCACGGGGTACGTGTTCAGCCGGGACCGGCGCATCCACGTCGAGGACTGCGCGGGCCCGCTGACGGTGCAGGCCTACGCCATCATCACCGCGGAAACGGCGGACGTGACCGCGGAAGGCGCGGTGTTCGGGGATCCCTTCACGATGTGA
- a CDS encoding PspC domain-containing protein, with protein sequence MGTMTRTTFGDQLQQMWQTRPVRLPRQGPVAGVAAGFGQRYNVDPVLVRVAFVVSTLFGGAGIVLYLLAWLLLNESGDQSSAAESLFGKGHSSQSHTKTVVLVVALAIAVTTVGPIGVGLAGSGMISLALMLAGWWMLFMRCPQPPPGTSMVDGGFADGLFATGYPGAAFPTGPLRAPGYPIPDVPVYSPYTKLPDAYVPDTPRATEAETVPAEDVDQPTEVIDAKTEVLEPRTSSPQPGTEDAMPISLEKTGGEPKTLAESKTPAEPKAPADPKTLADLPARAPSHPTPAAFPGVTPPSWDPLGVAPLAWDLPEPPPARAVVAPAPKRPRSRLTPVVLGLAILAAAGAGAIAAAGAEWMTPGRIAAVALAVIGLGLVLGAFLRRGYGLLVVTAPLAGFVLLASMIGPIEFDRGAMGDHVWTPATMADLQQEYRISMGAGTLDLRSLNLTENRAVNVDVQMGEVRVLVPEGMTLRTDCTVNMGDNQCPEGVTGPNTPGAPVLDLNVDIQMGSVEVQRG encoded by the coding sequence ATGGGAACCATGACGAGAACAACCTTCGGCGATCAGCTGCAACAGATGTGGCAGACGCGGCCCGTCCGGTTGCCGCGCCAGGGCCCGGTCGCGGGCGTCGCGGCCGGATTCGGGCAGCGCTACAACGTCGATCCGGTGCTGGTACGGGTCGCGTTCGTGGTGTCCACCCTGTTCGGCGGCGCGGGCATCGTGCTGTACCTGCTCGCCTGGCTGCTGCTGAACGAATCCGGGGACCAGTCCTCGGCCGCCGAATCGCTGTTCGGCAAGGGGCACAGCTCCCAGTCGCACACGAAGACCGTGGTGCTGGTGGTAGCTCTGGCTATCGCGGTCACCACGGTCGGTCCGATCGGCGTCGGGCTCGCCGGTTCCGGGATGATCAGCCTGGCCCTGATGCTGGCGGGCTGGTGGATGCTGTTCATGCGGTGCCCGCAGCCGCCGCCGGGCACCAGCATGGTCGACGGCGGTTTCGCCGACGGCCTCTTCGCGACCGGCTATCCCGGAGCGGCCTTCCCCACCGGGCCGCTGCGCGCGCCCGGCTACCCGATTCCGGACGTGCCGGTGTACAGCCCGTACACCAAGCTGCCGGACGCGTACGTCCCCGACACCCCGCGTGCGACGGAGGCGGAAACCGTGCCGGCCGAGGACGTCGACCAGCCCACCGAGGTGATCGACGCGAAAACCGAAGTGCTCGAACCGCGGACCTCGTCACCGCAGCCGGGCACCGAGGACGCCATGCCGATCTCGCTCGAGAAGACGGGCGGCGAGCCGAAGACCCTCGCCGAATCGAAGACCCCTGCCGAGCCGAAGGCGCCCGCCGACCCGAAGACTCTCGCGGACTTGCCCGCTCGCGCACCGTCGCACCCGACTCCCGCCGCCTTCCCCGGCGTGACCCCGCCCTCCTGGGATCCGCTCGGCGTGGCGCCGCTGGCCTGGGACCTGCCCGAACCGCCGCCCGCCCGCGCGGTCGTCGCACCGGCGCCGAAGCGTCCCCGATCCAGGCTGACCCCGGTCGTGCTCGGCCTGGCCATCCTGGCCGCGGCGGGCGCGGGTGCGATCGCCGCCGCGGGTGCGGAGTGGATGACGCCCGGCCGGATCGCCGCCGTCGCCCTCGCCGTCATCGGCCTCGGCTTGGTGCTCGGCGCGTTCCTGCGGCGCGGCTACGGCCTGCTGGTGGTCACCGCTCCGCTCGCCGGTTTCGTCCTGCTCGCCTCGATGATCGGTCCCATCGAATTCGACAGGGGCGCCATGGGCGACCACGTCTGGACGCCCGCGACGATGGCCGACCTGCAACAGGAGTACCGGATCTCGATGGGCGCCGGCACCCTCGACCTGCGGTCGCTGAACCTGACCGAGAACCGAGCCGTGAACGTCGACGTGCAGATGGGCGAGGTCCGCGTCCTGGTGCCCGAGGGCATGACCCTCCGCACCGACTGCACCGTCAACATGGGCGACAACCAATGTCCGGAGGGGGTCACCGGACCGAACACCCCGGGCGCCCCGGTGCTCGACCTGAACGTGGACATCCAGATGGGCAGCGTGGAGGTGCAGCGTGGCTGA